In Luteipulveratus mongoliensis, the DNA window GCTGCTCGACAGAGGTCCGGAAGGTGTCATCGGACTCCCAGTACGCCAGCACACCCTGCTCGATGTCCGGGAACCGTGGGGTCGCGGACACACCTTGCGGGGTCTGGTCGTCACTGCTGAGGTCGACCTTGGGATAGGTCATCGCTGCGGCATCTCTCTCGCGTCGTCGTCCTGCTCACGAGGACGACGTGTCCGGAGGTCCGGACGGCACCGCGGTACCACCTCGCTTGCCCCACTGTGCCCGCTCGAGGTGAGCGGGCGGCGTACGGCCGCTTCGCATGAGCTGTCACGGGCTCGTCCCGTCCGGTTCTAGTGAGTGCTCTCGCACCGTTCTTCCGGAGGCTCGCCGCTGATGACGGCTCAGACGCTTCTAGGCAGGAGTGTAGGCGCGTCAGCCGCGCAGACCCAAGTCCCTTGGCAGCGACGTGAGCGACGGTGTGCGTCAGCGAATGGTGGTGTCGGGCTCCATGTACCAGCGGCCCTTGATCCTGATGAGGGTCCAAGGAACATCGGCGGGAGTCCAGCTGATCGTGGCGCGATCCCCGGTGACCGTGGCCTTTCCAGCCTTCACCGACTTGAATGAGTCAGGCGGATTCCGGCTGAGCACATAGCCGAGACCTTGCACGCACTGCTGGCGGTCGGCCGGACTGAGCGCACCCGTCCCGTCCTCGCTCGCGACGAGACCGCACGCCTTCGGCAGGTCACTCGACCCCAAGGCAGACGCATAGCTCTGGGCAACGCTCTGAGGACCTTGCCCCGGCGCGGGACCCGAACCGCCCGGTGCGGTTGTTGGCAACATCGACGTGGTCGAGGCACCTCCGGTGCCTGTCGCCGTCGATGAGCCGTCTGCTGCACCGCTCGACGTGCCGGGCTCCGGAGCTGCGGTCGATGAGGTCACGGTCACCGTGGCAGGACCAGAAGCGCCCTCGTCCCCCGACGAGCTGCATCCGCTCACCGTGAAGACCGTCGCCATCGCTACGAGTCCGAACCGAAGCAGTCGCACCACAACCCCTCTCCCGAGAGGTCGCTCCTCCCGGCCCTGGTCACCATCGTGTCGGACCGAGCCGGCCAGTGGGTGGTTCGGGCGCGCGCTCGCCAGCACTCATGCGCAGTTCTGGTATTCGAACGCAGTCCCGACTGCGTTCGAATACCAGAACTGCGCGAGGCTCGTGTGCGTCTTTCCGGCGCCGCTGTGCGCCACACTGAGGCGTATGGATCCGGTGATGCGGCACTGGCAGGACATCGACAGTGCGCTCCCGAACGCCGTGGACGACCCGACCGGCGGCACCCGCATCGAGGTCGACGGCGGCTACGGCATCGCCACCACCGAGCGGGCCGATCTCACCGAGCTGTCGTCGCTCTGGACCGACGACCTCCAGCACACCCTCACGCCGAGAGTGGCCAGCCCGGACGCGATGGATCGCCTCCTCACCGCCTGGCTCGAGTCGCTGCCGGCGGCGGAGCGCGGGCTGACCAAGATCAGCTGGCCGAGCCGTGACAACGCGATGCCCGCGGTCTTCATGCGACACGGCTTCCAGCCGGCGTCGCCCCTGGCGATCCGCCCGCGTGGGCGGGCCGCGCTCGCCGAGCTGCCGGAGTGCGTACGGCCGGTGCGCCCGGAGGACGCCGATGCCATCACTCGGCTGTGGCTGGAGCTGGTGATCTGGGACGCGCAGTTCGGCAACCTGCTCAAGCGGCCGGCCTCGCCGCAGCTGATCGCCTCCGCCACCGCGGAGATCTGCGGGCGACCCGACTCGTTGAGCCTGGTCGCCGAGCACGACGGCGAGGTCGTCGGCGTGATGCTGGTCCACTCGGCGCAGCATGCTGCCTGGGTCCAGGACCTCACGAGCGCGACGCCGGCCGCCTACCTCGCCGTGGGCGTCACGACGCGGGACGGACGGAGCAGCGGGATCGGGTCCTCGCTCGCCCGGGCGGCCGCCTATCGGGCCGACCGCGAGCACGCCGCCACCGTGCTGAACTACAACATCATCAACCCGCTCTCGGGCCCGTTCTGGCACCGCCTGGGCTACCGGCCGCTCTGGCTGGGCTGGCGGCGCCGAGCCTGATCGACGCCTTACCGATGGATGGACGGCGCTGCGATCGACGTGGACCGCACCTACCGTGGAGGCGATGCCTGCCCAGCTCCTCCCTGCCGTTGAACACCCCCGTAGACCCCAGCTCCGAGCCCTGACCGGCGTACGAGCCGTGGCGGCCCTCTTGGTCGTCCTCAGCCACATCGGCCTCCCGGACCATGCTCCTCAGGTGGCCCACCAGGTCGTCGAGAGCGGCTATGTCGGCGTGCCCCTGTTCTTCATGCTCAGTGGCTTCGTGCTGGCGTACAGCCACCCTGATCTGAACGGACTGCGCGCAGGCCGCGCCACCGTCCGGTTCTACGTCGCCCGCATCGTCCGCGTCATGCCGCTCTACTGGGCCGTCCTCATCGTGCTGGCGCTGCAACGGGCTGCTGAGGCACGCGGCCAGTCGCACCTGTGGCAGATGCTCCTCGGGATCCAGACCTGGTCGGCGGATGTGCGCGTCGGCAATCAGGACTACAACGGTCCGGCCTGGTCGATCAATGTCGAGCTGTTCCTCTATCTGCTCTTTCCTCTGCTGATGCCGGCCGTGGCTTACATCGCGCGGCGCTGGGGCACGCGGGGGCTGATGGCCGTACTCGTTGCCTCCTTCGGCGTGCAGCTCCTCCTGTGCCTGATCTGGAGCGTCAAGGGCTGGGCAGACCTGCCCGCCGCGGACCCGATGAGCGGACACCGCTGGCTCTACCGCAACCCGCTGACGCGGATCCCGGACTTCGCGATGGGACTGAGCCTCGCCCTGCTGTTCGCGCGCGGGGTACGTCCCACGACCTCACGGGCCACGCTCGTCCAGGTCGGGTCGGTGCTCGCGGCAGCCGGCATCACCGCTCTGCGGCCTTGGGACGGCGCGTGGTCCGGCACCTGGCGCGTCCTGTCGTTCGGTGCCCTGTACGCGGTGCCGTTCAGCCTGCTGCTGATGTCACTCGCGACCGGCACCGGTCTGCTGGCACGCATCCTGTCGCGGCCGCTCTGGGTGACCCTCGGCACGGCGAGCTACGCGCTCTACATCACGCACCGGCCGATCGTGGAGTACATGGGCGCGGACGAGATCCAGGCGTCCGGCACCACATGGGGCTACTTCGCGATCCCGGGCCTCGTCGGACTGTGCCTGCTGATCGCCGAGGGCGGCCACCGCTACGTCGAGCAACCGTGCCGGCGCTTCGGCCTGATGCTTCTCAACCGTTGGCTACCGGCCGCGACGGCTCGGCCGCACCCAGGTCGTACGACTGACGAAAGGTGCGCGGACACCGCCCACGCTGTCACGCGCCGCTGATCAACCAGCCCGCGCCCGCAGTCGTCGCAGCATCCGCGCATCCTCGAAACCCGTTGCGCGCGCTGCAGACTCGATCGACCAGCCTTGGCCGATCAGGTGCTCGGCACGCTCCAGGCGGAGCGTCTGCTGGTAGCGCAGAGGTGTCGTACCGACGCTGGCGACGAACAGCCTCGTGAGCGTGCGTTCGCTCACTCCACCGTGCGCGGCGAGACGCGCGAGCGGCAGCGGCGACGCGAACTCCGCGTCGATGAGGTCCTGCACGTGGTGCACGACATCCGACAGGTGTGAGCGGTGACGCAGCATCACGCTGTCCTGCGGGTCCTCGCCGTTGCGCCGCGCGTAGACCACCATCGACCGCGCCACCCGAGCCGCGAGCGCCGGTCCGTGGCGCTGCGCGATCAGATAGAGCGACAGGTCGATCCCGCTCGCAATACCCGCCGAGGTCACCACCCGGTCATGGTCGGTGAACAGCACGTCCCGCTGGACCAGTGCTTTGGGGTAGCGCTCAGCGAGCGCCTGCTGGAGGTCGTGGTGCGTCGTGCACCGACGCCCGTCCAGCAGGCCCGCCCTGCCGAGGATGTCTGCCCCCGAGCACACGCTGGCGACCGTCCCGCCGGCGCGATGGTGACGTCGCAGCGCGGCCAGCGCCATCTCGCTGAGGGGCGGATCATCAACGGACGCCATCCCACGCCACCCCGGCACCAGCACGAGGTCGTCCGGGCCGAGGTCGGGCCACGTCGTCTCGGCGCGCAGAGGGAGCCCCTGCGCGGTCGGCACGTCAACCTGCTCCGCGACGTAGCGCAAGTCGTACGCACCGCCCAGGTTGGCGGCGGTGTCGAACGCC includes these proteins:
- a CDS encoding GNAT family N-acetyltransferase — encoded protein: MDPVMRHWQDIDSALPNAVDDPTGGTRIEVDGGYGIATTERADLTELSSLWTDDLQHTLTPRVASPDAMDRLLTAWLESLPAAERGLTKISWPSRDNAMPAVFMRHGFQPASPLAIRPRGRAALAELPECVRPVRPEDADAITRLWLELVIWDAQFGNLLKRPASPQLIASATAEICGRPDSLSLVAEHDGEVVGVMLVHSAQHAAWVQDLTSATPAAYLAVGVTTRDGRSSGIGSSLARAAAYRADREHAATVLNYNIINPLSGPFWHRLGYRPLWLGWRRRA
- a CDS encoding acyltransferase family protein → MPAQLLPAVEHPRRPQLRALTGVRAVAALLVVLSHIGLPDHAPQVAHQVVESGYVGVPLFFMLSGFVLAYSHPDLNGLRAGRATVRFYVARIVRVMPLYWAVLIVLALQRAAEARGQSHLWQMLLGIQTWSADVRVGNQDYNGPAWSINVELFLYLLFPLLMPAVAYIARRWGTRGLMAVLVASFGVQLLLCLIWSVKGWADLPAADPMSGHRWLYRNPLTRIPDFAMGLSLALLFARGVRPTTSRATLVQVGSVLAAAGITALRPWDGAWSGTWRVLSFGALYAVPFSLLLMSLATGTGLLARILSRPLWVTLGTASYALYITHRPIVEYMGADEIQASGTTWGYFAIPGLVGLCLLIAEGGHRYVEQPCRRFGLMLLNRWLPAATARPHPGRTTDERCADTAHAVTRR
- a CDS encoding GlxA family transcriptional regulator, with protein sequence MTSKVVFLLLPRLHLLDLAGPAQAFDTAANLGGAYDLRYVAEQVDVPTAQGLPLRAETTWPDLGPDDLVLVPGWRGMASVDDPPLSEMALAALRRHHRAGGTVASVCSGADILGRAGLLDGRRCTTHHDLQQALAERYPKALVQRDVLFTDHDRVVTSAGIASGIDLSLYLIAQRHGPALAARVARSMVVYARRNGEDPQDSVMLRHRSHLSDVVHHVQDLIDAEFASPLPLARLAAHGGVSERTLTRLFVASVGTTPLRYQQTLRLERAEHLIGQGWSIESAARATGFEDARMLRRLRARAG